The genomic region CAGAGCACCCGCGCCTCGGTCACCCCGGGTGGCATCTGGAAGGACAGCACGATCGACTCGCCGCGGTCGTCGGCGCGCAGGTCGCGCACGGGCTCGATCACCACGTGTCGCACGGCCCGGCCGATGACGGCAGACTCCCCGTGCACCGTCACCGGGGTGTAGATCACCTCGCCGACCGGGGCGGACTCCGCGGCCTGGCCGGCGCGGCTGGCGCCGACCAGGCGGACGGGCCCGGTGATGGCGGCGAGCTGCACGTCGTCGCCCTCGCCACCGAGCCCGCCGAGGGGCAGCGGGCCGGAGCCGGGCATCGCCAGCGGGCCCGAGCCGGCGCCGGGCAGGGGCAACGGGCCGGAACCCGAGCCCGCCACCAGCCGCGGACCGGTGTTCCCGGCGCCGCCGGCGGGACCCGACGCGACCGGTGTCGCGTAGATCCGCACCTCCCAGCCGGGCGGGGGCGTCCAACGCAGCGTGGTGCGCCCGCTGGTGGTGACGGCGGCGAGATCCTGGACCGGCCGGGGCCGGGCGGTCACCTCGACCTCGGCCTCGGCGCCGGGCGTGCGGACGGGGTGCCCGGCCGCGTCGTGATACTCGATGAAGACGTGGTAACGGTAGGTCACGCCGACGACGACGTCGGTGTCATGGAACACCCCGCCGGTGACCCGGGCCCGCCGGGGCGGCTGGCTGACGGGCGAGCCGGGCGCCACGGTCCGCTCGACCGTGACGACCGACAGGACGCCGTCGAGCCGCCAGGCCAGCCGGATCCCGGCGGCGGTCCGCTCGGCCCGCAGCTCGGCGAGGTCACGGGTGCAGACCACGGGCGCGGTGGCGACCGGTTCGGAGCGGCGCTCGCCGCAGATCGCGGTGACCTCGTGGCGCACCGGCGTCCACGCCGGCGCGCCGGCGTCGTAGAGCTCGGTGGCACGGGTGGTGCCCAGGCTGCGCCGACCCAGCGTCGCCGCGGCGCCCTCGACGAGCACGACGCGCTCCACCCGGTAGGAGACGGGGCCGCCGACGGACGGCGATGCCCGCCAGCGAAGTTGCACCGATCCGTCGGGGCCGGCGACCGCGACGAGGTCCGACGGCGGCGACAGCGGCAGCGCCGCCAGCGCCGCGAGCGCCTCCCGGTTGTCCGCGGCGGTGGCGAGCACCGCGGCCAGGGCGGCCTCCTGGGCCTCGGGCGGCAGCGCCCGCGCGGCCTGGACCCGCCGGCGGATCACCGCCTGGGCGGCGATGAGCTCGGCCAGCACCTCGGCGGGCCCGCGGCCGTCCGGACCGGGCACGTCCGCCGCCTGCGCGGCGAGCCAGCGGGCGTCGTCGAGGGCCGCGTCGGCCCGGTTGGCCGCGCGCGCCTCCGACAGGGCCCGCCAGCCGGCGTCGGCCGCGCCGAGCGCGGCGGAGACCCGGGCGCCGAGCTCGTCGGCGGCGCCGGCGACCGGGCCGCCGACGGCGACCAGCACGGGATGTGCGGCGGCGAGCAGCTCACCGGCCTCGCGGGGGCGCCCGCCCTCCAGCGCGCGGCGCACGGCGGCGAGCGCCTCGGCCGCCTCCCGGGCCTGGCGCAGGCTGTGCCCGCAGTGGCGGCAGACCACCGCCGCGGCCTCGGTCATCGAGCCGCAGGACGGGCAGGTCGTGTAGAGGTCGGTGTCGCAGTACCGGCAGTGCCGGGCGGCGCCGGCCGCCTCCGGGCGCCCACAGCCGGGACAGACGACGTAGTCGACGACCCCGCCGACGTTGACCGCGGCGCCGAGTTCCCGCGCCACCCCGAGGACCACGGACTTCGCCTGCGCCGCGGTCAGCCCTCGCCCGGTGGCCAGCGCCGCGCGGACGAGGCCCTCGAAGGCGACGGCGGTGAGCTCGCCGTCGAGGACGACGTGTTCCTCCACCGCGGGGCGCAGCTCGTCGGCCGCGTCCGCCATCAGGCCGACGGTGTAGGCGGCCGGATCGCCCTCGACCAGCCGGGTCGACACGAGGGCCAGCAGGTCGGCGGTGACCGTCTTCTCCCGGTCGTGCGGGCGGCGGCTGTTGGCCGCCGCCACCGCGGCGTAGGCGGCGGCGAGCCGGTCCGGCGAGGCGTCGGGGGCGAGCCCGAGGAACGCCCACAGCGACGCGCTGGACACCCGGTCGCCGCCGCGCAGGGCGCGCAGTTCGGCCAACCGCTCGGCGATCTGGCGGCGGACCTCGGGCGCCAGCGGCTCCACTCCCCCGCCGACCCCGTCGACGATGATCTGCTCCCGGCTGAGCCGGGCGTCGAACTCCTCGACGGTCACCCCGGCGGCGACGGCGAGCCGGCGCAGGCCGTCGACACGGGAGGCGGGGATGCCGCCGAAGCGTTCCCGCACGGTGGCGAGGTAGCCGTCGACCTTGGCCAGCCGCTCCGCGTCACCGCTGCGCCGGGCGGCGAGCACGTGGGCGCGGACCCGTTCCCGGGACTCCGCGTCGCGCAGCGGCTCCTCCCACTCCCCGCGGCGACGCACCAGCTCGGTGGCGAGCGTGGCGTACTTGGCCGAGTTGCGCTCCCGTTGCAGGAAGGCGAGGACGCGGACGAGATGGGCCCCGACGTCGGAGTCGGTGTACGGCACGGTGGGGTCCAGGCCGGCGATGAGGAAGGGGTCGGCGGTGTCCAGGAAGGAGCCCGCCCGCAGCGGTGCGAGCACCCGCTGGCGATAGCCGCTGCCGTCGAACGCCGCGCTCAAGGATCCACCTTCGTCCCACGTGACCGCCGTGCCCTGCGGACGGACCGGCGACCGGCCCGTCTTCGGGCGCCGAACGCGGGGCGGCAGTTTACCGCCCCACACCCGGCAGGCCCCACACCCGAGAGTACGAAGCGGCGCCCCGCCCCGGGTCCCGGACGCCGCAGACGCCCAGTCCGGTCCTTGCGGATCGGCGGTCCGGTAGCGCCGTCTGGCGGCGATTGCGGACCTTGACCGTGCGTCCCGGCTGACCCTACCGACTACGGGGCCGACACCCGGAAGCGCCTGCGTACGTGGGAAATTGGCAGCTCATAACACTTCTTGAGGGGGTTTTTCCCGGTCCGCGGGAGAAGTCCCAGGTCGCGGGATCGACCGGCTCAGTCCCGCTGCTTGAGCAGGCTGACCTTCGCCGACTCGGTCGCCCGCATCTCCTCGGAACCGACCCCGGCACGCACCTGGAGGACCAGTGCACTGGCGGCACCCTCGTGCGCCGCGGTAACCCGAATTGTCTGGTCCCCCGCCATGGCGAAGGTGACCTCGACCGGCGTGCCCCGCTGATGGCCCGGCGGAATCCCGGAGATCGCCCCGGCGACAATCACCTTGTTGTCGTCGATCGCCGTCGATTCGGCCGTGGTCCCCTGCTCGAAGACCCGGATGTCGACCTCGGCCTGATCGTCGGTCACCGTGTAGAAGGTGCGGGTCACCGAGATCGGCAGCGGGTCGTTCTGGTGGGCGAGGAAGGCCGCGACCGGCACGCCGCGGTCCTCCGCGAAGATCCCGAAGCCGCGGGAGGTCACATTGGTGACCTTGGTGCGGACGAGGTCGACCACGGACGCGGTCGCGAGCCCGGCGGCGCCGGCGCTGGCCGCCGCCGCCTTCTCCACCTCGGCGGCGTCGGCCGCGGCGAGGTCCTGGTCGGGCCGCAGCGCCCCGCTGGCCACCAGGTCGGAGTGGACCTCGCGCTCGAGTGCCTTCTTCTGCCCGTACACGGCGGCGCCCTTGGCCACGGCCAGGTCCGGGTCGACGAGCCGGGAGGTGAGCCCGAAGGACTCCTGCAACCGGCGGCCGACCGCCGGGGTCTTGCTCATGCCGCCGACCAGCAGGCACAGGTCGATCTTCTCGACGCCCTTCTCCCGGGCCCGCTCCAGCACGGAGCCGGTCAGGTCCAGGGTGCGGCGCAGCAGCGGCCCGGTGATCTCCTCGAACGTCGCCCGGGTCACCGGCACGCTCACCCGCCTGCCCTTGTGCACGACGAGAACGTCGACGCTGTCGCGCCCGGACAGCGCGAGCTTGGCGTCCTCGGCCGCGGTGAGCAGCTCCTGCTCG from Frankia alni ACN14a harbors:
- a CDS encoding Hsp70 family protein, with the translated sequence MAGTKVFGIDLGTTYSCIAQVDEYGRPDVIRNIESQPTTPSVVLFDGGGEGATSFVVGTQAKRQARIRPDDVARLVKRHMGASDWRFVAHDVEYSASAVSSLVLKALAADAERATGTPVTDAVITVPAYFGDEERKATKLAGELAGLNVVDIINEPTAAAFAYGFGQDGAEESTVLVYDLGGGTFDTTVIRLSEGAITVVATDGDHELGGADWDNELVRYLAQKFTEAQPDAGDPLDDVYDEQELLTAAEDAKLALSGRDSVDVLVVHKGRRVSVPVTRATFEEITGPLLRRTLDLTGSVLERAREKGVEKIDLCLLVGGMSKTPAVGRRLQESFGLTSRLVDPDLAVAKGAAVYGQKKALEREVHSDLVASGALRPDQDLAAADAAEVEKAAAASAGAAGLATASVVDLVRTKVTNVTSRGFGIFAEDRGVPVAAFLAHQNDPLPISVTRTFYTVTDDQAEVDIRVFEQGTTAESTAIDDNKVIVAGAISGIPPGHQRGTPVEVTFAMAGDQTIRVTAAHEGAASALVLQVRAGVGSEEMRATESAKVSLLKQRD